The proteins below are encoded in one region of Streptomyces ficellus:
- a CDS encoding HAD-IC family P-type ATPase produces MTQRAKIETGGTPRAGGPAIDAGAELDPVHPVRPPVQHRPAGLTAAEVAERVARGEVNDVPVRSSRSTVDIVRGNVFTRFNALIGVLWVIMLVVAPIQDSLFGFVIVANTGIGIIQELRAKKTLDSLAVIGETKPTVRRDGRAAEVHTSEIVLGDCIELGPGDKVVVDGEIAEADNLEVDESLLTGEADPVLKRRGDQVMSGSFVVAGGGAFTATKVGREAYAAQLAEEASRFTLVRSELRSGISTILKYVTWMMVPTAIGLVISQLVVKDVAFKDSIARTVGGIVPMIPEGLVLLTSVAFAIGVIRLGRKQCLVQELPAIEGLARVDVVCLDKTGTLTEGGMDVTELRPLNGTDEAYVRTVLGALGESDPRPNASLKAIIAAYPDHEEWRCTQALPFSSARKYSGAAFQESDGQSSTWLLGAPDVLLPDDDPVLGETDDLNQQGLRVLLLARAADGDAELDDPAVADGAHAAALVVLEQRLRPDAADTLAYFADQNVAAKVISGDNAVSVGAVAGKLGLPGAEHTVDARKLPAERHEMSRALDDGAVFGRVTPQQKRNMVGALQSGGHTVAMTGDGVNDVLALKDADIGVSMGSGSEATKAVAQIVLLNNSFATLPAVVAEGRRVIGNITRVATLFLTKTVYSVLLAILVVCSGIEYPFLPRHLTLLSTLTIGAPAFFLALAPNKERAKPNFVRRVMRYAIPGGIVAAAATFTTYLLARSHYSGTDALGAETSAATLTLFLVSMWVLAIVARPYTWWRIALVATMAGAFVLVLAVPWLQDFFALRLVGTTIPWLAVGIAAAGAALVELAWRYVDRRYPA; encoded by the coding sequence ATGACGCAGCGGGCGAAGATCGAAACCGGCGGCACACCCCGAGCCGGCGGACCGGCCATCGACGCCGGGGCCGAACTCGACCCCGTCCACCCGGTACGGCCACCCGTCCAGCACCGGCCCGCCGGGCTGACGGCCGCCGAGGTGGCCGAGCGGGTCGCCCGCGGCGAGGTCAACGACGTACCCGTACGCAGCTCCCGCTCCACCGTCGACATCGTCCGCGGCAACGTCTTCACCCGCTTCAACGCGCTCATCGGCGTCCTGTGGGTGATCATGCTGGTGGTCGCGCCGATCCAGGACAGCCTCTTCGGCTTCGTCATCGTCGCCAACACCGGCATCGGGATCATCCAGGAACTGCGCGCCAAGAAGACCCTCGACTCCCTCGCCGTCATCGGCGAGACGAAACCCACCGTCCGGCGCGACGGCCGGGCCGCCGAGGTCCACACCTCCGAGATCGTCCTGGGCGACTGCATCGAGCTCGGCCCCGGCGACAAGGTCGTCGTGGACGGCGAGATCGCCGAGGCCGACAACCTGGAGGTCGACGAGTCGCTCCTCACCGGCGAGGCCGACCCGGTCCTGAAGCGGCGCGGCGACCAGGTCATGTCCGGCAGCTTCGTCGTGGCCGGCGGCGGCGCGTTCACCGCCACCAAGGTGGGGCGCGAGGCGTACGCGGCGCAGCTCGCCGAGGAGGCGTCCCGCTTCACGCTCGTCCGCTCCGAGCTGCGCTCCGGCATCTCCACCATCCTCAAGTACGTGACGTGGATGATGGTGCCGACCGCGATCGGGCTCGTCATCAGCCAGCTCGTCGTCAAGGACGTCGCCTTCAAGGACTCCATCGCCCGGACCGTCGGCGGCATCGTGCCGATGATCCCCGAGGGCCTGGTCCTCCTCACCTCCGTCGCCTTCGCGATCGGTGTCATCCGGCTCGGCCGCAAACAGTGCCTCGTCCAGGAGCTGCCCGCCATCGAGGGGCTCGCCCGCGTCGACGTCGTCTGCCTCGACAAGACCGGCACGCTCACCGAGGGCGGCATGGACGTCACCGAGCTGCGCCCCCTGAACGGCACGGACGAGGCCTACGTACGCACCGTCCTCGGCGCGCTCGGCGAGTCCGACCCGCGCCCCAACGCCTCCCTCAAGGCGATCATCGCCGCATATCCCGACCACGAGGAATGGCGGTGCACCCAGGCGCTGCCCTTCTCCTCCGCCCGCAAGTACAGCGGCGCCGCCTTCCAGGAGAGCGACGGGCAGTCCAGCACCTGGCTGCTCGGCGCCCCCGACGTCCTCCTCCCCGACGACGACCCCGTCCTCGGCGAGACCGACGACCTCAACCAGCAGGGCCTGCGGGTCCTGCTGCTGGCCCGCGCCGCCGACGGCGACGCCGAGCTGGACGACCCGGCCGTCGCCGACGGCGCCCACGCCGCCGCGCTCGTCGTCCTGGAGCAGCGGCTGCGCCCCGACGCCGCCGACACCCTCGCCTACTTCGCCGACCAGAACGTCGCCGCCAAGGTCATCTCCGGCGACAACGCCGTCTCCGTCGGCGCCGTCGCCGGCAAGCTCGGCCTGCCCGGCGCCGAGCACACCGTCGACGCCCGCAAGCTGCCCGCCGAACGGCACGAGATGTCCCGGGCGCTCGACGACGGCGCCGTCTTCGGGCGCGTCACCCCGCAGCAGAAGCGGAACATGGTCGGCGCGCTCCAGTCCGGCGGGCACACGGTCGCCATGACCGGCGACGGCGTCAACGACGTCCTCGCCCTCAAGGACGCCGACATCGGCGTCAGCATGGGCTCCGGCTCCGAGGCCACCAAAGCCGTCGCGCAGATCGTGCTCCTCAACAACAGCTTCGCCACCCTGCCCGCCGTCGTCGCCGAGGGCCGCCGCGTCATCGGCAACATCACCCGCGTCGCGACCCTCTTCCTCACCAAGACGGTCTACTCCGTGCTGCTGGCGATCCTCGTGGTGTGCAGCGGCATCGAATACCCGTTCCTGCCCCGCCACCTCACCCTGCTGTCCACCCTCACCATCGGCGCGCCCGCCTTCTTCCTGGCCCTCGCGCCCAACAAGGAGCGGGCCAAGCCGAACTTCGTCCGCCGCGTGATGCGGTACGCGATCCCCGGCGGCATCGTCGCCGCGGCGGCGACCTTCACCACCTACCTGCTGGCCCGCTCCCACTACAGCGGGACGGACGCCCTGGGCGCCGAGACCAGCGCGGCGACGCTCACCCTGTTCCTGGTGTCCATGTGGGTCCTGGCGATCGTCGCTCGCCCCTACACCTGGTGGCGGATCGCGCTGGTCGCGACGATGGCCGGGGCGTTCGTCCTGGTCCTCGCGGTGCCGTGGCTCCAGGACTTCTTCGCCCTGCGTCTGGTCGGCACGACGATCCCCTGGCTGGCGGTCGGCATCGCGGCGGCGGGCGCCGCGCTGGTGGAGCTGGCCTGGCGCTACGTGGACCGCAGGTACCCGGCCTGA
- a CDS encoding sacsin N-terminal ATP-binding-like domain-containing protein, with protein MSVRATATDGADPFGTARLRRGVLDAWGAGPARFREDANAEEDLALGGYRDRLVVELAQNAADAAARAGVPGRLRLTLHPADAGGPAVLAAANTGAPLDATGVESLSTLRASAKREGHEGAVGRFGVGFAAVLAVSDEPAVVGRHGGVRWSLREAREMAAGAAQGSPGLGDELRRRDGHVPLLRLPLPAEGTAPEGYDTVVILPLRDAAAVDLVERLLAGIDDALLLTLPGLTEVVVEGPKGTRTLTRHERDGYVHVDDTDGVTRRWRTVSHQGAIDADLLKDRPVEERLRPHWAVTWAVPVDGEGAPERPRTAPVVHAPTPTDEPLGVPALLIATFPLDTTRRHPAPGPLTDFLVRRAAEAYAELLAEWRPVTSGTIDLVPGPLGKGVLDGAVRAAVLELLPRVAFLAPAVATEELTALRPFEAEVVEGAGADTVRVLAEVLPTLLPAGLERRTELRALGVARLSLGDAIDRLAGTERTPGWWHRLYESLAGVDPDRLTGLPVPLAGGRTATGPRHVLLPLPDTPADLARLGLKVAHPDAAHPLLEKLGALPATPRAVLTTPQVRAAVAGSLDAGEVWDEDAPDADELAETVLALVRDAGLEPGDEPWLGALALPDEDGELAPAGELVLPGSPFASVMSEDALALVDAELAERWGEQPLAACGVLADFALVRATDVVLDPDELEPRDGDFAEPDDAGLLDAVDVWCEDVLDRLPDTPVPPVATEIVAVRDLDLVDDDAWPEALALLARPPLRDALTQPVRVLLPDGTTETVRSYTAWWLRDHPVLDGRRPAGLRAAGVDPLLEGLYDAVDIATGFRDPQVLRALGVRTTVAALLDEPGGAAELLARLADPEREVGPAQLHGLYTALADLDPEQVTLPDELRAVVDGEVRVVDAADALIADAPDLLPLAGGRALLPVAPARAADLAELFQVRRLSEEIEADVEAAGEEHEVPDAVHALLGAGTPAVYVEHEELRAGGVELDWRRTPDGTVHAATLEGVAAGLAWAAGQWPRRFEVAALLEDPSRTAELARDRWFD; from the coding sequence GTGAGCGTGAGGGCGACGGCGACCGATGGGGCCGACCCGTTCGGGACCGCGCGGCTGCGGCGCGGGGTGCTCGACGCGTGGGGCGCCGGGCCCGCGCGGTTCCGGGAGGACGCCAACGCCGAGGAGGACCTCGCGCTCGGCGGGTACCGCGACCGGCTGGTGGTGGAGCTGGCGCAGAACGCCGCCGACGCCGCCGCCCGCGCGGGCGTCCCCGGACGGCTGCGGCTCACCCTGCACCCCGCCGACGCGGGCGGCCCCGCCGTGCTCGCCGCCGCCAACACGGGCGCGCCGCTGGACGCGACGGGTGTCGAGTCGCTGAGCACCCTGCGCGCGTCCGCCAAGCGGGAGGGCCACGAGGGCGCGGTCGGCCGGTTCGGCGTCGGGTTCGCCGCGGTGCTGGCGGTGAGCGACGAGCCGGCGGTCGTGGGCCGGCACGGCGGCGTGCGGTGGTCGCTGCGCGAGGCCCGCGAGATGGCGGCCGGCGCCGCGCAGGGCAGCCCCGGACTGGGCGACGAACTGCGGCGCAGGGACGGGCACGTACCGCTGCTGCGGCTGCCGCTGCCCGCCGAGGGCACCGCGCCGGAGGGCTACGACACGGTGGTGATCCTGCCGCTGCGGGACGCCGCCGCGGTGGACCTCGTGGAGCGGCTGCTCGCCGGGATCGACGACGCGCTGCTGCTGACGCTGCCGGGGCTGACCGAGGTCGTCGTGGAGGGCCCGAAGGGGACGCGCACGCTCACCCGCCACGAGCGGGACGGGTACGTCCACGTCGACGACACGGACGGGGTCACCCGTCGGTGGCGGACGGTCAGCCATCAGGGCGCCATCGACGCGGACCTGCTGAAGGACCGGCCGGTCGAGGAGCGGCTGCGGCCGCACTGGGCGGTGACGTGGGCGGTGCCGGTAGACGGCGAGGGCGCCCCGGAGCGGCCCCGTACCGCGCCCGTGGTGCACGCCCCGACGCCCACCGACGAGCCGCTCGGTGTCCCCGCGCTGCTCATCGCGACGTTCCCGCTGGACACCACCCGCCGTCACCCGGCGCCCGGACCGCTCACCGACTTCCTGGTGCGGCGCGCCGCCGAGGCGTACGCCGAACTGCTCGCCGAGTGGCGGCCCGTGACGAGCGGGACGATCGACCTGGTGCCGGGGCCGCTCGGCAAGGGCGTCCTCGACGGGGCGGTCCGGGCCGCGGTGCTGGAGCTGCTGCCGCGGGTGGCGTTCCTGGCCCCGGCCGTGGCGACCGAGGAGCTGACCGCGCTGCGCCCCTTCGAGGCGGAGGTCGTGGAGGGGGCGGGCGCCGACACCGTACGGGTCCTCGCGGAGGTCCTGCCGACACTGCTGCCGGCCGGCCTGGAGCGCCGTACCGAGCTGCGCGCCCTGGGCGTGGCCCGGCTGTCGCTCGGTGACGCGATCGACCGGCTGGCGGGCACCGAGCGCACCCCCGGCTGGTGGCACCGGCTGTACGAGTCGCTCGCGGGCGTCGACCCCGACCGGCTGACGGGCCTGCCCGTGCCGCTGGCCGGCGGCCGTACCGCGACCGGTCCGCGGCACGTGCTGCTGCCGCTGCCGGACACGCCCGCCGATCTGGCCAGGCTGGGCCTGAAGGTCGCCCACCCGGACGCCGCGCACCCGCTCCTGGAGAAGCTGGGCGCCCTGCCCGCCACGCCGCGCGCGGTGCTGACCACGCCTCAGGTGCGGGCGGCCGTCGCCGGGTCGCTGGACGCGGGGGAGGTGTGGGACGAGGACGCGCCGGACGCCGACGAGCTGGCGGAGACCGTGCTGGCGCTGGTGCGGGACGCCGGGCTCGAGCCGGGCGACGAGCCGTGGCTGGGTGCGCTGGCGCTGCCCGACGAGGACGGCGAGCTCGCCCCGGCGGGTGAACTGGTGCTGCCCGGCAGCCCGTTCGCCTCCGTGATGAGCGAGGACGCCCTGGCGCTGGTGGACGCGGAGCTGGCCGAGCGGTGGGGCGAGCAGCCGCTCGCCGCGTGCGGGGTGCTGGCGGACTTCGCGCTCGTACGGGCCACGGACGTGGTGCTGGACCCGGACGAACTGGAGCCGCGCGACGGGGACTTTGCCGAGCCGGACGACGCCGGTCTGCTGGACGCCGTCGACGTGTGGTGCGAGGACGTGCTGGACCGGCTGCCGGACACCCCGGTGCCGCCGGTGGCGACCGAGATCGTCGCCGTACGGGACCTGGACCTCGTCGACGACGACGCCTGGCCCGAGGCGCTGGCGCTGCTCGCCCGCCCGCCGCTGCGGGACGCGCTGACCCAGCCGGTGCGGGTGCTGCTGCCGGACGGGACGACGGAGACGGTCCGTTCGTACACCGCCTGGTGGCTGCGCGACCATCCGGTGCTGGACGGCCGGCGGCCCGCCGGGCTGCGTGCCGCGGGCGTCGACCCGCTGCTGGAGGGGCTGTACGACGCGGTCGACATCGCGACCGGCTTCCGCGACCCGCAGGTGCTGCGCGCCCTCGGCGTGCGGACCACCGTCGCCGCCCTGCTGGACGAGCCGGGTGGTGCGGCCGAGCTGCTGGCGCGGCTCGCCGACCCGGAGCGGGAGGTGGGCCCCGCGCAGCTGCACGGGCTGTACACGGCGCTCGCGGACCTGGACCCCGAGCAGGTCACCCTCCCCGACGAGCTGCGCGCGGTCGTCGACGGCGAGGTGCGGGTGGTGGACGCGGCCGACGCGCTGATCGCCGACGCGCCGGACCTGCTGCCGCTCGCGGGGGGCCGCGCCCTGCTGCCGGTGGCCCCGGCACGGGCGGCGGACCTGGCGGAGCTGTTCCAGGTGCGGCGGCTGAGCGAGGAGATCGAGGCGGACGTCGAGGCGGCGGGCGAGGAGCACGAGGTGCCGGACGCGGTGCACGCCCTGCTCGGCGCCGGTACGCCCGCGGTGTACGTCGAGCACGAGGAGCTGCGCGCGGGCGGCGTCGAACTGGACTGGCGCCGCACCCCGGACGGCACGGTGCACGCCGCCACCCTGGAGGGCGTCGCGGCGGGCCTGGCCTGGGCGGCGGGCCAGTGGCCGCGCCGCTTCGAGGTGGCGGCGCTGCTGGAGGACCCGTCCCGGACGGCGGAGCTGGCCCGCGACCGCTGGTTCGACTGA
- a CDS encoding NCS2 family permease — MPSSAPAPADAVQPPSPQPSASGHLDRFFKISERGSTVAREVRGGFATFFAMAYIIVLNPIILGSAKDMYGHQLDGGQLVTATVLTAAFSTLLMGVIGNVPIALAAGLGVNTVVALQLAPRMSWPDAMGMVVLAGFVVMLLVATGLRERVMNAVPLGLRKGIAIGIGLFIMLIGLVDSGFVSRIPDAAHTTVPLQLGADGHLGGWPVLVFVLGTLLTLALIVRKVPGAILISIVVMTIVAMVIHAVADVPSWGLTTPEWPGNPVASPDFGLVGEVSLFGGFGKVGVLTGCLFVFTVLLSCFFDAMGTILGVGDEAKLMDKDGNFPGINKVLLVDGLAVASGGATSSSATTCFVESTAGVGEGARTGLASVVTGALFSVALFLTPIATMVPSQAATPALLAVGFLILAGSVKDIDWSDFTIAVPAFLAMVMMPFTYSITNGIGIGFIAFSVLRLAAGRGREVPVAMYAVSAVFAFYYAMPALGLT, encoded by the coding sequence ATGCCTTCCTCGGCCCCCGCGCCGGCGGACGCCGTCCAGCCGCCGTCCCCCCAGCCGTCGGCCAGCGGCCACCTGGACCGCTTCTTCAAGATCTCCGAGCGTGGCTCCACCGTCGCCCGCGAGGTGCGCGGCGGATTCGCCACCTTCTTCGCGATGGCCTACATCATCGTGCTGAACCCGATCATCCTCGGCAGCGCCAAGGACATGTACGGGCACCAGCTCGACGGGGGCCAGCTCGTCACCGCCACCGTGCTCACCGCCGCGTTCTCGACGCTGCTCATGGGCGTCATCGGCAACGTCCCGATCGCCCTGGCGGCCGGGCTCGGCGTCAACACGGTCGTCGCCCTCCAGCTCGCGCCCCGCATGTCGTGGCCGGACGCGATGGGCATGGTCGTGCTGGCCGGCTTCGTGGTGATGCTCCTGGTGGCCACCGGCCTGCGGGAGCGGGTGATGAACGCGGTGCCGCTCGGCCTGCGCAAGGGCATCGCGATCGGCATCGGCCTGTTCATCATGCTGATCGGCCTGGTCGACTCCGGCTTCGTCTCCCGCATCCCGGACGCCGCCCACACCACCGTCCCGCTCCAGCTCGGTGCCGACGGCCACCTGGGCGGCTGGCCGGTCCTGGTCTTCGTCCTGGGCACGCTGCTCACGCTGGCGCTGATCGTCCGCAAGGTGCCCGGCGCCATCCTGATCTCGATCGTCGTGATGACGATCGTCGCGATGGTGATCCACGCGGTCGCGGACGTCCCCTCCTGGGGCCTGACCACCCCGGAGTGGCCCGGCAACCCGGTCGCCTCGCCCGACTTCGGGCTCGTGGGCGAGGTCAGCCTGTTCGGCGGCTTCGGGAAGGTCGGCGTGCTGACCGGCTGCCTGTTCGTCTTCACGGTGCTGCTGTCCTGCTTCTTCGACGCGATGGGCACGATCCTCGGCGTCGGCGACGAGGCCAAGCTGATGGACAAGGACGGCAACTTCCCCGGCATCAACAAGGTCCTCCTGGTGGACGGCCTCGCGGTCGCCTCCGGCGGCGCCACCTCCTCCTCGGCCACCACCTGCTTCGTGGAGTCCACGGCGGGCGTCGGCGAGGGCGCGCGCACGGGCCTGGCGTCCGTCGTCACGGGTGCGCTGTTCTCGGTCGCGCTCTTCCTCACCCCGATCGCCACGATGGTCCCCTCGCAGGCGGCCACCCCCGCCCTGCTGGCCGTCGGGTTCCTGATCCTGGCGGGCTCGGTGAAGGACATCGACTGGTCCGACTTCACCATCGCGGTGCCGGCGTTTCTGGCGATGGTGATGATGCCGTTCACGTACTCGATCACCAATGGCATCGGCATCGGCTTCATCGCCTTCAGTGTCCTGCGCCTGGCGGCGGGCCGCGGCCGCGAGGTCCCGGTCGCGATGTACGCGGTGTCCGCGGTCTTCGCCTTCTACTACGCGATGCCGGCGCTCGGCCTCACGTAA
- a CDS encoding DUF2530 domain-containing protein, with protein MAKWTPKHEAPEPLEGPVVATITGGTILWFVLFLVQVPFYGWFADRDLTWWVWTCLAGAGLGLIGIWYVRKRDAALKRAAAEQHHPDPA; from the coding sequence ATGGCGAAGTGGACCCCCAAGCACGAGGCACCCGAGCCCCTGGAGGGGCCCGTCGTCGCCACCATCACCGGCGGCACGATCCTCTGGTTCGTCCTCTTCCTGGTGCAGGTCCCCTTCTACGGCTGGTTCGCCGACCGCGACCTCACGTGGTGGGTGTGGACCTGCCTCGCCGGAGCCGGGCTCGGACTCATCGGCATCTGGTACGTCCGCAAGCGCGACGCGGCGCTCAAGAGGGCGGCCGCCGAGCAGCACCACCCCGACCCCGCGTAA